A region from the Gossypium hirsutum isolate 1008001.06 chromosome A08, Gossypium_hirsutum_v2.1, whole genome shotgun sequence genome encodes:
- the LOC107947488 gene encoding 1-aminocyclopropane-1-carboxylate synthase: MVAMSKIATGNGHGENSPYFDGWKAYETNPFHPTERPEGVIQMGLAENQLCFNLIKNWLIKHPEASLCTPQGVNKFKETALFQDYHGMPEFRQAVAKFMGKVRGDRVKFDPDRIVMSGGATGAHEMVAFCLADPGEAFLVPTPYYPGFDRDLKWRTGVELVPVNCESYNNFKITRNALEAAYVKAQEANLRVKGLLITNPSNPLGTILDRDTLKSMVRFINDKNIHLIGDEIYAATVFMEPEFVSISEIIEEEDVECNRDLIHIVYSLSKDMGFPGFRVGIVYSYNDSVVSCARKMSSFGLVSSQTQHLIASMLSDGEFVDNFITENKELLFKRHKYFTWSLSQVGIGCLKGNSGLFIWMDLRKLLKEKTFAAEMELWRVIINEVKLNVSPGSSFHCEEPGWFRVCFANMDDHTMKVALLRIRTFVFKNNEAMVPLKLCRPSSLKLSLSRSLSRRMESPGIMSPHSPLPQSPLVRART, from the exons ATGGTTGCCATGTCCAAGATTGCTACTGGGAATGGACACGGTGAAAACTCTCCTTACTTTGATGGATGGAAGGCTTACGAGACCAATCCTTTTCATCCCACTGAAAGACCTGAGGGAGTCATTCAGATGGGTCTAGCTGAGAATCAG CTGTgctttaatttaatcaaaaacTGGCTCATCAAACACCCAGAAGCCTCCCTCTGCACCCCACAAGGTGTAAACAAGTTCAAGGAGACAGCACTTTTCCAGGATTATCATGGGATGCCTGAGTTCAGACAA GCGGTTGCAAAATTTATGGGGAAAGTGAGGGGAGATAGAGTAAAATTTGATCCAGATCGCATTGTTATGAGCGGTGGAGCCACCGGAGCTCATGAGATGGTTGCCTTTTGCTTGGCAGATCCTGGTGAAGCATTTCTCGTCCCCACTCCTTATTATCCAGG GTTTGATCGTGACTTGAAGTGGAGAACCGGGGTTGAACTTGTACCAGTCAACTGTGAGAGCTACAATAATTTCAAGATCACCAGGAACGCCTTGGAAGCTGCGTATGTTAAAGCACAAGAAGCTAACCTCAGAGTGAAGGGCTTGCTCATAACCAATCCATCGAACCCATTGGGTACTATCTTGGATCGGGACACATTGAAGAGCATGGTTAGGTTCATAAACGACAAGAACATACACCTGATTGGTGATGAGATTTATGCTGCCACTGTTTTCATGGAGCCTGAGTTCGTTAGTATTTCTGAGATTATAGAGGAAGAGGATGTGGAATGTAATCGTGATCTCATACACATTGTGTACAGTCTTTCCAAGGACATGGGGTTCCCTGGTTTCAGGGTTGGCATTGTATACTCATACAATGATTCAGTCGTTAGCTGTGCCCGCAAAATGTCCAGCTTTGGATTGGTGTCTTCGCAAACTCAGCACTTGATTGCATCTATGCTATCTGATGGAGAGTTTGTTGATAACTTCATTACAGAAAACAAAGAGCTGTTATTCAAAAGGCACAAGTATTTTACTTGGAGTCTTTCTCAAGTCGGTATTGGTTGTTTGAAGGGCAATTCTGGGCTGTTTATATGGATGGATCTGCGTAAGCTCCTCAAAGAGAAAACATTTGCAGCCGAGATGGAGCTGTGGCGGGTAATAATCAATGAAGTTAAGCTCAATGTTTCGCCAGGTTCTTCTTTCCATTGCGAGGAGCCTGGTTGGTTCAGGGTTTGCTTTGCTAACATGGATGACCACACCATGAAAGTTGCTTTGTTGAGAATCAGAACCTTTGTGTTCAAGAACAACGAGGCCATGGTTCCTCTAAAACTATGCAGGCCAAGCAGCCTTAAACTCAGCTTATCACGAAGCTTATCTCGAAGAATGGAGTCACCGGGCATCATGTCTCCCCACTCTCCCTTGCCTCAATCACCCCTCGTTCGAGCAAGGACTTAA